A genomic window from Haliaeetus albicilla chromosome 10, bHalAlb1.1, whole genome shotgun sequence includes:
- the LOC138687133 gene encoding feather beta keratin — protein MLRTQDELVGKHITCAKSASGPGAVMTSIKASPTAGFLIHFSCLLVLGEQVHLHPAAMSCYDLCRPCGPTPLANSCNEPCVRQCQDSRVVIEPSPVVVTLPGPILSSFPQNTAVGSTTSAAVGSILSAEGVPINSGGFSLSGLGGRYCGRRCLPC, from the exons ATGCTTCGCACGCAAGATGAGCTTGTTGGCAAACACATTACATGCGCAAAGAGTGCCTCTGGGCCCGGAGCAGTCATGACCAGTATAAAAGCCAGTCCAACAGCAGGCTTCCTCATCcacttctcttgccttctcgtCCTTGGTGAA caggTGCACCTCCATCCCGCAGCCATGTCCTGCTACGATCTGTGCCGTCCCTGTGGCCCAACCCCGCTTGCCAACAGCTGCAAcgagccctgtgtcaggcagtgccaggactCCCGGGTGGTTATTGAACCATCTcccgtggtggtgaccctgcccgggcccatcctcagctccttcccccagaacaCCGCTGTGGGATCCACCACCTCCGCTGCTGTTGGCAGCATCCTGAGTGCTGAGGGAGTGCCCATCAACTCCGGGGGCTTTAGCCTCTCTGGCCTTGGTGGCCGCtactgtggcagaaggtgcctGCCCTGCTAA